The proteins below are encoded in one region of Amycolatopsis magusensis:
- a CDS encoding RICIN domain-containing protein, with protein sequence MMKTSRIIAGLFVAVSPLALTVPAIADEPADYVIESANGTERVWQQTWWDGEPTITGDFHGSDNQHWIFWSNRTIQNTGTDLCATAHRGRVIGADCNGDDPGQRWRIRGEHNQKQLKNEETGLCATYEGHDDQLSLHTCDWDRVNQRWYLNI encoded by the coding sequence ATGATGAAAACCTCCCGAATTATCGCCGGTCTCTTCGTCGCGGTTTCTCCCCTCGCGCTGACCGTGCCCGCCATCGCGGACGAGCCCGCCGACTACGTCATCGAAAGCGCGAACGGCACGGAGCGGGTGTGGCAGCAGACGTGGTGGGACGGCGAACCGACCATCACCGGCGATTTCCACGGCAGCGACAACCAGCACTGGATTTTCTGGAGCAATCGCACCATCCAGAACACCGGTACCGACCTGTGCGCCACCGCGCACAGAGGCCGGGTCATCGGCGCGGACTGCAACGGCGACGACCCCGGCCAGCGCTGGCGGATCCGCGGTGAGCACAACCAGAAACAGCTCAAGAACGAGGAAACCGGCCTCTGCGCGACGTACGAGGGGCACGACGACCAACTGAGCCTGCACACCTGCGACTGGGACCGCGTCAACCAGCGCTGGTACCTCAACATCTGA
- a CDS encoding ABC transporter permease translates to MTTIAPIVPGTTARRAGEVDNLATYLSFGLAYVVGHGAAAVSHGADPLVRLPGWLPLTLLGIGLAVGTVNATIAATRAQRGAGKPEALAGKLLGAAWITGFTALFLAITGLSAAIDHPELQAMLWPAGSSLVVGLLYLAEGVARRNALHYTLGTCLVLVAGVSFLFGTPGLFWILAVVGGFAYAVAAVLERRRLARV, encoded by the coding sequence ATGACCACCATCGCCCCGATCGTCCCCGGCACCACAGCCCGGCGTGCCGGCGAAGTCGACAACCTCGCCACCTACCTCAGCTTCGGGCTCGCCTACGTGGTCGGGCACGGCGCCGCCGCGGTTTCCCACGGCGCCGACCCGCTGGTCCGGCTGCCCGGCTGGCTGCCGTTGACGCTGCTCGGCATCGGCCTCGCCGTCGGCACGGTGAACGCCACCATCGCCGCGACCCGTGCCCAGCGCGGTGCCGGTAAACCCGAGGCACTCGCCGGAAAACTGCTCGGCGCCGCCTGGATCACCGGGTTCACCGCCCTGTTCCTCGCCATCACCGGCCTGTCCGCCGCGATCGACCACCCCGAGTTGCAGGCCATGCTCTGGCCGGCCGGATCCAGCCTCGTGGTCGGCCTGCTCTACCTCGCCGAAGGCGTCGCACGGCGCAACGCGCTGCACTACACCCTCGGCACCTGCCTCGTGCTGGTCGCGGGCGTCTCGTTCCTCTTCGGCACGCCCGGGCTGTTCTGGATCCTGGCGGTCGTGGGCGGCTTCGCCTACGCCGTGGCCGCTGTCCTGGAGCGTCGGCGACTGGCCAGGGTGTGA
- a CDS encoding helix-turn-helix transcriptional regulator, which translates to MLSDCDDIVLDVDPAQRIHRVSNQFSSWHEFASEPLEGRDICDLLAPDARPGLRHRLVEIAEGRTCCARLPATAIDTGHLSFTASLTCVSSRTGSAVVTLNPVGRQAVVTARESRLSTTGALVLEGVAAGKASNALAARLHLSSPGINYHVNALLRRFGVPNRTALVARAYSIGALDAHVWPPRVPPALVG; encoded by the coding sequence ATGCTGAGCGACTGCGACGACATCGTGCTCGACGTGGACCCGGCGCAGCGGATCCACCGCGTCAGCAACCAGTTCTCCAGCTGGCACGAGTTCGCCTCGGAACCGTTGGAGGGGCGGGACATCTGCGACCTGCTGGCGCCGGACGCCCGCCCCGGCCTGCGGCACCGGCTCGTCGAAATCGCCGAGGGCCGCACGTGTTGCGCCCGGCTCCCCGCCACCGCGATCGACACGGGGCACCTGTCCTTCACCGCGTCGCTGACGTGCGTGTCGTCGCGTACCGGTTCGGCGGTCGTCACCCTGAATCCGGTCGGACGGCAAGCCGTGGTCACGGCACGCGAGAGCCGCCTCAGCACCACGGGCGCCCTCGTTCTCGAAGGCGTGGCGGCGGGCAAAGCCAGCAACGCCCTCGCGGCCCGCCTGCACCTGAGCAGCCCGGGGATCAACTACCACGTCAACGCCCTGCTCCGGCGGTTCGGCGTACCGAACCGCACGGCGCTGGTCGCCCGCGCCTACTCGATCGGCGCACTGGACGCCCACGTGTGGCCGCCCCGAGTACCTCCGGCGCTGGTCGGCTGA
- a CDS encoding medium chain dehydrogenase/reductase family protein has protein sequence MGNATEVVLPGKVDADGLHVRTRDLPAPAAGQVLLRMDATGVSFAEQQMRRGKYFDQPPFPFVPGYDVVGTVTAVGPGVDPALRGRRFAAVTKVGGWASALVLDAADLVAVPDGVSAAAAETVVVNGITAWQMLHRGTKVRAGGTIVVLGANGGVGSTLVQLARHAGIKVIGTASARHHADLRELGVIPVDYHDPELYQRIREIAPDGVDAVFDHVGGAGLVESWRLLRRGGTLVSYGTAASKDVDGSSQVPVLKLFARLMLWNYLPNGKSAYFYNFWAGKRRLDAFRARLSEDLTQVLRLLADGVLVPQIAAEIPLSDAGAALALAESRTVAGKVVLVPDPSRP, from the coding sequence ATGGGAAACGCCACCGAGGTGGTCCTGCCGGGCAAGGTCGACGCGGACGGCCTGCACGTCCGCACCCGCGACCTCCCCGCCCCGGCCGCGGGCCAGGTCCTGCTGCGCATGGACGCGACCGGCGTGTCGTTCGCCGAGCAGCAGATGCGGCGCGGCAAGTACTTCGACCAGCCGCCGTTCCCGTTCGTGCCCGGCTACGACGTGGTCGGCACGGTCACCGCGGTCGGTCCCGGCGTGGACCCCGCGCTGCGCGGCCGCCGGTTCGCCGCGGTCACCAAGGTCGGCGGCTGGGCCAGCGCCCTGGTGCTGGACGCCGCCGATCTGGTCGCCGTGCCGGACGGCGTCTCCGCGGCCGCCGCGGAAACCGTGGTGGTCAACGGGATCACGGCCTGGCAGATGCTGCACCGGGGCACGAAAGTGCGCGCCGGCGGGACGATCGTGGTCCTGGGCGCCAACGGCGGTGTCGGCTCCACCCTCGTGCAACTGGCGCGCCACGCCGGGATCAAGGTGATCGGCACGGCGTCGGCGCGCCACCACGCCGACCTGCGGGAACTGGGCGTGATCCCGGTCGACTACCACGATCCCGAGCTGTACCAACGGATCCGGGAGATCGCGCCGGACGGGGTGGACGCGGTGTTCGACCACGTCGGCGGTGCCGGGCTCGTCGAGTCGTGGCGGCTGCTGCGCCGCGGCGGAACCCTGGTTTCCTACGGCACCGCGGCGTCGAAGGACGTGGACGGCAGTTCGCAGGTGCCCGTCCTGAAACTGTTCGCGCGGCTGATGCTGTGGAACTACCTGCCGAACGGCAAAAGCGCGTACTTCTACAACTTCTGGGCGGGCAAGCGCCGCCTGGACGCCTTCCGCGCCCGGCTCAGCGAGGACCTGACGCAGGTGCTGCGCCTGCTCGCCGACGGCGTCCTCGTCCCGCAGATCGCCGCGGAGATCCCGCTGTCCGACGCCGGTGCGGCGCTCGCGCTCGCCGAATCACGCACGGTCGCGGGCAAGGTCGTCCTGGTGCCGGACCCGAGCCGGCCGTGA
- the fxsT gene encoding FxSxx-COOH system tetratricopeptide repeat protein, whose amino-acid sequence MAKRLNSGTTAVLPSALHGLGGIGKTQMAAEYIYRHLPDYDLVWWIDAAHTTRIRAGLTQLAATLGLPGSSEANIAVPAVIEALRTGRPFRRWLLVFDAAESPETVLPFFPRNGPGEILITSRNSDWAGIARPLELAVFKREESIELLGRRGPEIDVDDANELAEKLGDLPLAVEQAAAWRAVTGMPVQEYLRLFDDSVAEILDTASAPDYEISVAAAWNVSFEELKTRNPAAHQILHICAFFSPEPISRDLLTGVSRVSISPELDAALREPIKLARAIRDINRYGLAKIDHGSNTLQLHRLVQLVLRNRVMAPQVHARMQHGAHQLLAALDPNDPESSRHWPRYRELLPHAYAASVLDCDDDWPRQLFINLMRYLFEYGDHEEAAQLGLQARKRLTETLGPTHPQTLEVSGRLGLYLWAIGRYAEAAELNQRTLALRLQVSGEENEETFALQRNITIDLRAEGDFAAATKLSEEIYHKAKRMFGEDDPETLNAAFQHGISLRLSGAYRAAAELDQETHRRRTEVLGRDHTRTFSTNSALNVDLREAGEYGQARVQQERLTESFRARYGAEQPDSVVNSFLLSVARRKDGDHPGARTLSTEALNRFRLAYGDNHSHTMACSLAHAIDLRHSGDLAAAKELGEQTFERYRDNLGEHHPHTMAASVDLAVTLRLQGDAAGACTLDERALEHFRAGIGPDHPYAIITAVNLASDLSVLGELDKAIELGRDAVERGRQVLGEEHPTVLAATFNLGLDLVTAGRADEAAAHRDSILVKYRRVFGEAHPATQAAVAGGRADCDIDPMLM is encoded by the coding sequence CTGGCCAAGCGCCTGAACAGCGGTACCACCGCCGTGCTCCCCTCGGCACTGCACGGCCTCGGCGGTATCGGCAAGACGCAGATGGCCGCCGAGTACATCTACCGCCACCTCCCGGACTACGACCTCGTCTGGTGGATCGACGCCGCGCACACCACCCGGATCCGCGCCGGTCTCACCCAGCTCGCGGCGACACTGGGGCTGCCGGGGTCGTCGGAGGCCAACATCGCGGTGCCCGCGGTGATCGAGGCGCTGCGCACCGGACGTCCGTTCCGCCGCTGGCTCCTGGTCTTCGACGCCGCGGAGAGCCCCGAGACCGTGCTGCCGTTCTTCCCGCGCAACGGCCCGGGCGAAATCCTGATCACTTCGCGCAACTCCGACTGGGCAGGCATCGCCCGCCCGCTGGAGCTGGCGGTGTTCAAGCGCGAGGAAAGCATCGAACTGCTCGGCCGCCGCGGTCCGGAGATCGATGTCGACGACGCCAATGAACTGGCCGAAAAGCTCGGCGACCTGCCCTTGGCCGTCGAGCAGGCGGCGGCTTGGCGCGCGGTGACCGGTATGCCAGTGCAGGAATATCTGCGCCTGTTCGACGACTCGGTCGCGGAGATCCTCGACACCGCGTCAGCGCCCGACTACGAGATTTCCGTCGCCGCTGCCTGGAATGTCTCATTCGAGGAACTGAAGACCCGCAACCCCGCGGCTCACCAGATCCTGCACATCTGCGCGTTCTTCTCCCCGGAGCCGATTTCCCGTGATCTGCTCACCGGCGTCAGCCGGGTGTCGATCTCCCCGGAACTGGACGCCGCGCTGCGCGAGCCGATCAAACTGGCGCGTGCCATCCGCGACATCAACCGGTACGGCCTGGCGAAGATCGACCACGGCAGCAACACGCTCCAGCTGCACCGCCTGGTCCAGCTGGTGCTGCGCAACCGGGTGATGGCACCGCAGGTGCACGCGCGGATGCAGCACGGCGCGCACCAGCTCCTCGCCGCACTCGATCCCAACGACCCCGAGTCGAGCAGGCACTGGCCGCGTTACCGCGAGCTTTTGCCGCACGCCTACGCGGCCAGCGTGCTGGACTGCGACGACGACTGGCCGCGCCAGCTCTTCATCAACCTGATGCGCTACCTGTTCGAATACGGTGACCACGAAGAGGCCGCTCAGCTCGGCCTCCAGGCGCGGAAGCGGCTCACCGAAACGCTCGGCCCCACCCACCCGCAGACGCTCGAAGTATCCGGCAGGCTGGGCCTCTACCTCTGGGCCATCGGCCGGTACGCCGAGGCCGCGGAACTCAACCAGCGGACCCTCGCTCTCCGCCTGCAGGTCTCCGGCGAGGAGAACGAGGAAACCTTCGCGCTCCAGCGGAACATCACCATCGATCTGCGCGCGGAGGGGGACTTCGCCGCGGCGACCAAGCTGAGCGAGGAGATCTACCACAAGGCCAAGCGCATGTTCGGCGAGGACGATCCGGAGACGCTCAACGCCGCGTTCCAGCACGGGATTAGCCTCCGCTTGTCCGGTGCCTACCGCGCCGCCGCGGAACTCGACCAGGAGACCCACCGGCGGCGGACCGAAGTCCTCGGCCGCGACCACACCCGCACCTTCAGCACCAACAGCGCGCTGAACGTGGACCTGCGCGAAGCCGGTGAGTACGGCCAGGCACGGGTGCAGCAGGAGCGGCTCACCGAGAGTTTCCGCGCTCGTTATGGCGCGGAGCAGCCGGACTCGGTGGTCAACTCCTTTCTGCTTTCGGTCGCCCGGCGCAAGGACGGGGACCACCCCGGCGCGCGCACGCTGTCCACGGAGGCGCTCAACCGGTTCCGGCTCGCGTATGGCGACAACCACTCCCACACGATGGCTTGTTCCCTCGCGCACGCGATCGATCTCCGTCACTCGGGTGATCTGGCCGCGGCGAAGGAACTGGGTGAGCAGACCTTCGAGCGGTACCGGGACAACCTCGGTGAGCACCACCCGCACACCATGGCCGCTAGCGTCGACCTCGCGGTGACCTTGCGGCTCCAAGGGGACGCAGCGGGCGCGTGCACGCTCGACGAGCGGGCGCTCGAGCACTTCCGCGCCGGCATCGGCCCGGATCACCCGTACGCCATCATCACCGCGGTCAACCTGGCGAGTGATCTCTCCGTGCTGGGAGAACTCGACAAGGCGATCGAACTGGGCCGGGACGCGGTGGAACGCGGCCGGCAGGTGCTCGGCGAGGAACACCCGACCGTCCTGGCCGCGACCTTCAACCTGGGCTTGGATCTTGTCACCGCCGGGCGTGCCGACGAGGCCGCTGCCCATCGGGACTCGATCCTGGTCAAGTACCGGCGGGTGTTCGGCGAGGCGCACCCGGCGACCCAGGCGGCGGTGGCCGGGGGACGTGCGGACTGCGACATCGACCCCATGTTGATGTGA
- a CDS encoding TetR/AcrR family transcriptional regulator, which produces MGGRRRNRRGEGGKLRAEILSAATELLDACGDPRAVTLRAVARQAGITAPSIYAHFRDQPAVLLDVVREAFAELSGWLRSAVDDADDDPRRRLYLVCRAYLDFAHEHPERYRAMFSGTGPSNVPAVLADCLARCVAAGHCASTDPAADAVALWLGLHGLAHQRAVSGAFRWPDDIVQRIAFSLSRLV; this is translated from the coding sequence GTGGGCGGCAGGCGGAGGAACCGGCGTGGTGAAGGCGGCAAGCTCCGCGCCGAGATCCTCTCCGCCGCGACCGAACTGCTCGACGCCTGTGGTGACCCGCGCGCGGTGACCCTGCGGGCCGTCGCCCGCCAGGCCGGCATCACCGCACCCTCGATCTACGCCCACTTCCGCGACCAGCCCGCCGTCCTGCTCGACGTCGTCCGGGAGGCCTTCGCCGAACTGTCCGGCTGGCTCCGGTCAGCCGTCGACGACGCGGACGATGACCCTCGGCGGCGGCTCTACCTCGTTTGCCGCGCCTATCTCGACTTCGCCCACGAGCATCCCGAGCGGTACCGCGCCATGTTCAGCGGAACCGGTCCGTCGAACGTGCCGGCTGTCCTCGCCGACTGCCTCGCCCGTTGCGTGGCCGCCGGGCACTGCGCCAGCACCGATCCCGCCGCCGACGCGGTCGCGCTGTGGCTGGGCCTGCACGGGCTCGCCCACCAGCGTGCCGTCTCCGGCGCCTTCCGCTGGCCCGACGACATCGTCCAGCGAATCGCCTTCTCCTTGTCCCGTCTTGTTTGA
- a CDS encoding Crp/Fnr family transcriptional regulator — translation MTGSSITEAEERRAWLRLTPDERSALTAAGHRKVWSPGQVLVLQGSPPSSMFVVLRGWVKISATNYRGDDAPLAARGPAEIVGELAPISGLPRTATISAIDEVHTLLVTREKLLGVLRARPRIAEEIFRTAAIRLQQSDRLRLESGGPDFPQRLAAVLLELALQHEFDWAGGNQVDLRFNQGELADFARVSRSTLIRGLDELRKLGVVRTARQRITITHPRALRELAAGRPPPPQPV, via the coding sequence GTGACGGGTTCTTCGATCACCGAGGCCGAGGAACGCCGGGCGTGGCTGCGGCTCACGCCGGACGAGCGATCGGCGCTCACCGCCGCGGGCCACCGGAAGGTGTGGTCACCCGGTCAGGTCCTCGTCCTCCAAGGCAGCCCGCCCTCCAGCATGTTCGTCGTGCTGCGCGGCTGGGTGAAGATCAGTGCCACCAACTACCGCGGCGACGACGCCCCGCTCGCGGCCCGCGGCCCCGCCGAGATCGTCGGCGAACTCGCTCCCATCAGCGGACTCCCCAGAACGGCCACCATTTCGGCCATCGACGAGGTGCACACCCTCCTCGTGACGCGGGAGAAACTGCTCGGGGTACTGCGCGCCCGTCCGCGCATCGCCGAAGAGATCTTCCGCACCGCGGCGATCCGCCTGCAGCAGTCCGACCGCCTCCGGCTGGAATCCGGCGGCCCGGACTTCCCGCAACGGCTGGCCGCCGTGCTCCTGGAACTGGCCCTCCAGCACGAATTCGACTGGGCCGGCGGAAATCAGGTCGACCTCCGCTTCAACCAAGGAGAACTGGCCGATTTCGCCCGGGTTTCCCGCAGCACCTTGATCCGCGGTCTGGACGAACTCCGCAAGCTCGGGGTGGTGCGAACCGCCCGGCAGCGAATAACGATCACCCACCCGCGCGCCCTCCGCGAATTGGCCGCCGGTCGCCCTCCCCCACCGCAACCGGTCTGA
- a CDS encoding TetR/AcrR family transcriptional regulator — protein sequence MDTEKAAPRTRNRRGEGARLRDEIVAAAVELLDETGDESAITLRSVARQVGIAAPSIYRHFPDQPAIMLAVVQNAFADLDARLRAAVDDADGPRERLFALCHSYLEFAETHPGRYRTMFGGLWIPDLNESSLTEEDMYTLGEATMRLLADSLGDCVTAGCATSTDLAADAVALWLGLHGLAHQRAVAPSFQWPEDIAERVITALAHLTGP from the coding sequence ATGGACACCGAGAAGGCCGCGCCTCGCACGCGCAACCGCCGCGGGGAAGGCGCCCGCCTGCGCGACGAGATCGTGGCGGCGGCGGTCGAACTGCTCGACGAGACCGGCGACGAGTCCGCCATCACCCTGCGCTCGGTCGCGCGCCAGGTCGGGATCGCCGCGCCGTCGATCTACCGCCACTTCCCCGACCAGCCCGCGATCATGCTGGCCGTGGTGCAGAACGCCTTCGCGGACCTGGATGCCCGGCTGCGCGCCGCCGTGGACGACGCCGACGGCCCGCGGGAGCGCCTGTTCGCCCTCTGCCACAGCTACCTGGAGTTCGCCGAAACCCACCCGGGCCGCTACCGCACCATGTTCGGCGGGCTCTGGATCCCCGATCTGAACGAGAGTTCGCTGACCGAGGAAGACATGTACACCCTCGGCGAAGCCACCATGCGCCTGCTCGCCGACTCCCTCGGGGACTGCGTGACCGCCGGCTGCGCCACCAGCACCGACCTCGCCGCCGATGCGGTGGCTTTGTGGCTGGGCCTGCACGGCCTGGCCCACCAGCGAGCCGTGGCCCCGTCTTTCCAATGGCCGGAGGACATCGCCGAACGCGTCATCACCGCACTGGCCCACCTCACCGGACCCTGA
- a CDS encoding aKG-HExxH-type peptide beta-hydroxylase: MPPPAEARPTFHRLSWQDFDALARFEGDEDMVRRLRRTERSRRKLLIHSLLTEAAKSPERMGPLPPLDSAWELFTRTEARAPRAVNRMLTNPYTGSWAGYTTRLLRDEKDGVGPLWLHLGHAHAIAAAAAIHAGLDFETTIPVWHGNAMLPSLGMARFIAAAPFSTATVRGEAGHYSVSDSGTTVSLPDAPGSDGPGWRGLRRVRSQVGAHRFSLWLDDLDPYRGLYEPIQPERLPGADLAAWQRLVDEACRLAVSHLPGLARTMPVGLTALVPKPRVLFRNPSASTGEAFGSAVVGLPADGAALAETLIHEFQHIVLGGLLHLVELYEPDPRERIYVPWRDDPRTLSGAFQGVYAFFGVTAFWRALCAAGVSARRSSFEFAYWRRQSWNVLQVLRTDATLTAAGRRFLDGIAERLGPWQTEAVPAEARELAEAAGRDHLAGWRARHLRPNPSLVAALAAAWLSGRTRPPASLVTTDLPPTPVPDGSWSRARMDLVRLTVADAGPPLSADSRPAVPGATLAYARGDFAEAAEGYRADLARTPDCPNSLVGLGLALSARGPHPAARALLRCPELVRAVHRHLRTGTPRPLDVEQIAAWLGQLVPG; this comes from the coding sequence ATGCCGCCACCAGCGGAGGCACGCCCCACGTTCCACCGCCTGTCCTGGCAGGATTTCGATGCCCTCGCCCGGTTCGAGGGGGACGAGGACATGGTGCGCCGCCTCCGCCGGACCGAGCGGAGCCGGCGCAAATTGCTGATCCACTCCTTGCTGACCGAAGCAGCGAAATCGCCGGAGCGAATGGGCCCCTTGCCGCCACTGGACTCGGCCTGGGAGCTTTTCACCCGGACCGAGGCCAGGGCGCCCCGAGCGGTGAACCGGATGCTCACCAACCCGTACACCGGCAGCTGGGCCGGTTACACGACGCGGTTGCTGCGCGACGAAAAGGACGGCGTCGGCCCGCTGTGGCTGCACTTGGGCCACGCGCACGCGATCGCGGCGGCCGCGGCGATCCACGCGGGACTGGACTTCGAGACCACCATCCCGGTGTGGCACGGCAACGCCATGCTCCCGTCTTTGGGCATGGCCCGCTTCATCGCGGCAGCACCGTTCTCCACGGCCACGGTGCGCGGCGAAGCCGGCCACTACTCGGTGTCGGACAGCGGTACCACCGTGTCGCTGCCCGACGCCCCCGGCTCCGACGGCCCGGGGTGGCGAGGCCTGCGACGGGTTCGAAGCCAAGTCGGCGCGCACCGGTTCTCGCTGTGGTTGGACGACCTCGATCCCTATCGCGGCCTTTACGAGCCGATCCAGCCGGAACGGTTGCCGGGCGCGGACCTCGCGGCCTGGCAACGGCTGGTCGACGAAGCGTGCCGACTGGCCGTCAGCCACCTGCCGGGGCTGGCTCGCACCATGCCGGTCGGCCTGACCGCCCTGGTGCCGAAACCGCGGGTGCTCTTCCGCAATCCGAGCGCCTCGACCGGTGAAGCGTTCGGCAGCGCGGTGGTGGGCCTGCCCGCCGACGGCGCGGCTCTCGCCGAGACGCTGATCCACGAGTTCCAGCACATCGTGCTCGGCGGTCTGCTGCACCTGGTCGAGTTGTACGAACCGGATCCGCGGGAGCGGATCTACGTGCCCTGGCGAGACGATCCGCGCACGTTGAGCGGCGCTTTCCAAGGGGTGTACGCCTTCTTCGGTGTCACCGCTTTCTGGCGAGCGCTCTGCGCCGCCGGGGTGAGCGCCCGGCGTTCGAGTTTCGAATTCGCGTACTGGCGGAGGCAGAGCTGGAACGTACTGCAGGTACTGCGCACGGACGCGACGCTGACCGCCGCCGGGCGCCGTTTCCTCGACGGCATCGCCGAGCGCCTCGGCCCCTGGCAGACCGAGGCCGTACCGGCGGAAGCGCGGGAACTCGCCGAGGCCGCAGGGCGGGATCACCTCGCCGGCTGGCGAGCGCGGCACCTGCGCCCGAACCCGTCACTCGTCGCCGCGTTGGCGGCGGCCTGGCTGAGTGGCCGTACCCGGCCACCCGCCAGCCTCGTCACGACCGACCTGCCGCCGACCCCGGTGCCGGACGGATCCTGGTCACGCGCCCGGATGGACCTGGTCCGCCTCACCGTCGCGGACGCGGGCCCGCCGCTGTCCGCCGACAGCCGACCGGCCGTTCCCGGCGCCACCCTCGCCTATGCCCGCGGCGATTTCGCCGAAGCGGCCGAGGGCTACCGCGCGGATCTGGCCAGGACCCCGGACTGCCCCAACTCCCTGGTCGGCCTCGGGCTCGCACTGTCCGCGCGCGGCCCCCACCCGGCTGCCCGTGCTTTGCTGCGCTGCCCCGAACTCGTCCGCGCGGTGCACCGCCACCTGCGTACCGGCACCCCGCGACCACTGGACGTCGAGCAGATCGCCGCGTGGCTCGGCCAGCTCGTGCCCGGCTGA
- a CDS encoding LysR family transcriptional regulator, whose product MELDAVRTFVAVIEAGRFQAAADELGITQQAASKRVAALERRLGVKLFVRTAQAVRLTVDGQALLPHARELLRAAERATAAVTPGRRPLRVDVVNRRVAAAHLLHAFYQRHPGIELDVVALTGAHAGSALAEITAGTLDATFRSLRDSAGRVPDGLRAARVIDDRHQLLVGPRHPLANAASVPLAELAGHAIWMPGLSEPEPVGYYQDLAKAFGLTIDTIGPSFGVEALLAEIADSTRLATFVGEGSRYLWPESYDLRRISVVDPTPVYPHSVIWRADNPHPVLADFLGYLRTGYRAETGDDVWAPAWAR is encoded by the coding sequence GTGGAGCTCGATGCGGTTCGCACCTTCGTCGCCGTGATCGAGGCGGGCCGGTTCCAGGCCGCCGCTGACGAGCTGGGGATCACGCAGCAGGCGGCTTCGAAACGGGTCGCCGCCCTGGAGCGGCGACTCGGCGTGAAACTCTTCGTGCGCACGGCCCAGGCCGTGCGGCTCACCGTCGACGGCCAGGCCCTGCTCCCCCACGCACGCGAACTGCTGCGCGCCGCCGAACGCGCCACCGCGGCCGTCACCCCGGGACGCCGGCCGCTCCGCGTCGACGTGGTCAACCGCCGGGTCGCGGCCGCCCACCTCCTCCACGCCTTCTACCAGCGGCACCCGGGTATCGAACTCGACGTCGTCGCCCTGACCGGCGCCCACGCCGGCTCGGCGCTGGCCGAGATCACCGCGGGCACCCTGGACGCCACCTTCCGGTCCCTGCGCGACTCCGCGGGCCGGGTCCCGGACGGACTGCGTGCCGCACGTGTCATCGACGACCGGCACCAGCTCCTCGTCGGGCCACGGCACCCGCTGGCGAACGCCGCCTCCGTGCCGCTGGCCGAGCTGGCCGGGCACGCCATCTGGATGCCCGGCCTGTCCGAGCCCGAACCGGTCGGCTACTACCAGGACCTGGCGAAGGCGTTCGGGCTCACCATCGACACGATCGGCCCGAGCTTCGGCGTCGAGGCCCTCCTCGCCGAAATCGCCGACTCGACCCGGCTCGCCACTTTCGTCGGCGAAGGCTCGCGTTACCTGTGGCCGGAAAGCTACGACCTCCGCCGGATCTCCGTGGTCGACCCGACCCCGGTCTATCCGCATTCGGTCATCTGGCGGGCGGACAACCCGCACCCCGTCCTCGCCGACTTCCTCGGCTACCTCCGAACGGGATACCGAGCCGAAACCGGCGACGACGTGTGGGCTCCGGCCTGGGCCCGCTGA